From one Halobacteriovoraceae bacterium genomic stretch:
- a CDS encoding TolC family protein, with product MICLSLFSILYLLLSSNILAQDTDIDKTLSRKEIEMKSDSGQFIQQTSSQTFNPYSKTIRLKDVLEEGLRESYDQKIRDWQERKLDLNWRDTYLNYWYPKISLTFNTSTHSVGTLKPGGGETDDRSSIPSGSFGLAISDYTVFNWGKDYLNYQMSQLEFLRDKKEYNEERRSLKHDLFIRYFELDKIKRTEDHYKQKLRHATYMYRLMKEKVTARKINRRYFYQSRTEYLKAQRSYYEAKIARIQADESMAILLKDENNPSYIVIDELEFTKIRLALSEVLELAKNNNPEILEATKDLKVASKGHELALKENLPLPKFTVSLGAFKHSYNVGSVDSRYATSDSSTSGTSSLINDIDIVATLDSQWTLFGENGLLNKNLTEKALIDKKLAKHKLEYANHRAKTLLRQIYKTIINLQNRVLILEAQIANDEKSFNQLIDEFNDGKVSFQDYREALDFYIESLIEYDETKFEHFKYKIMLAKTIGIEDFPGENFENMAKSKKGLDLNK from the coding sequence ATGATTTGTTTGTCTTTATTTTCAATTCTTTACTTGCTGCTTTCTTCAAATATTTTGGCGCAAGATACCGATATCGATAAAACATTATCTCGAAAAGAAATTGAAATGAAATCTGATAGTGGACAATTTATTCAACAAACCTCCTCACAGACCTTTAATCCCTATTCTAAAACAATTAGACTCAAAGATGTTTTGGAAGAAGGATTAAGAGAGAGTTACGACCAAAAAATTCGTGACTGGCAAGAACGTAAGCTCGATTTAAATTGGAGAGATACGTATCTCAATTACTGGTATCCAAAGATAAGTCTCACCTTTAACACAAGTACTCATAGTGTTGGAACACTTAAACCTGGTGGAGGAGAAACGGATGATCGCTCGTCTATACCTAGTGGCTCTTTTGGTCTTGCAATAAGTGATTATACTGTTTTTAATTGGGGAAAAGATTATTTGAATTATCAAATGTCTCAATTAGAATTCTTACGTGATAAAAAAGAATACAATGAAGAAAGAAGATCTCTAAAACATGACTTATTTATAAGATATTTTGAACTCGATAAAATAAAACGAACTGAGGATCATTACAAACAAAAATTGAGACATGCAACGTATATGTATCGATTGATGAAGGAAAAAGTCACTGCTCGAAAAATTAATCGACGCTATTTTTATCAATCACGGACAGAGTATCTAAAAGCACAACGTTCTTATTATGAAGCGAAAATAGCTCGCATTCAGGCCGATGAAAGTATGGCCATATTATTGAAAGATGAAAACAATCCAAGTTATATCGTTATTGATGAGCTAGAGTTTACTAAAATTAGGCTCGCACTTTCTGAAGTTTTAGAACTAGCTAAAAATAATAATCCTGAAATCCTTGAGGCCACAAAGGATCTAAAAGTTGCAAGTAAAGGCCATGAACTTGCTTTAAAAGAAAATCTCCCTCTCCCCAAGTTTACTGTATCTCTTGGTGCTTTCAAGCACAGCTATAATGTTGGAAGTGTTGATTCCAGGTATGCAACATCAGATAGTTCCACATCGGGAACATCTAGTTTAATTAATGATATTGATATCGTCGCTACTTTAGATTCACAATGGACACTCTTTGGCGAAAATGGACTTTTAAATAAGAATCTTACAGAAAAAGCACTCATTGATAAAAAATTAGCAAAACATAAATTAGAATATGCTAATCATCGTGCGAAAACCTTATTACGTCAGATTTATAAAACCATTATCAATCTTCAAAACAGAGTTTTAATTCTAGAAGCACAAATTGCAAATGATGAAAAAAGTTTTAATCAACTTATTGATGAATTTAATGATGGAAAAGTTTCATTTCAAGATTATAGAGAAGCTTTGGACTTCTATATTGAATCTCTTATTGAATATGATGAGACTAAATTTGAACATTTCAAATATAAAATAATGCTTGCCAAAACAATAGGGATAGAGG
- the kdsB gene encoding 3-deoxy-manno-octulosonate cytidylyltransferase translates to MSNDLSNQDVLILIPARYASTRFPGKPLCKILGKSMIQRVYENCINSEISTYVVTDNDEIELHVKDFGGQVIRVDDDVPSGTQRIKLALDRFLKDKNYKFIINVQGDEPLLEGKDLRNLIQFHRNSNFAVTTFVSERPYKNTKNEFQDWNRVKAVLGENGRCVYFSRSPVPYDRYNKRSKWYLHIGVYCYTMESLNRFLDYKTTELEEMECLEQLRLMSHGLTYGAQILSHELIGVDKPDDIQKVEKRLRELGHE, encoded by the coding sequence ATGTCCAATGATTTATCGAATCAGGACGTACTCATTTTAATTCCTGCTAGATACGCTTCAACGCGATTTCCAGGTAAGCCACTCTGTAAAATTTTAGGAAAAAGTATGATCCAGAGAGTTTATGAAAATTGCATAAACTCAGAGATATCAACATATGTAGTTACTGATAATGATGAAATCGAACTACATGTAAAAGACTTTGGTGGTCAAGTTATAAGAGTTGATGATGATGTACCTTCTGGTACTCAAAGAATTAAACTTGCTCTAGACCGTTTTCTAAAAGATAAAAACTATAAATTTATTATCAATGTTCAAGGGGATGAGCCACTTTTAGAAGGAAAAGATCTAAGAAATCTTATTCAGTTTCATAGAAATTCCAATTTCGCAGTTACTACTTTTGTGAGCGAGAGACCCTATAAAAATACCAAGAATGAATTTCAAGATTGGAATAGAGTTAAGGCCGTATTAGGTGAAAACGGACGATGTGTATATTTTTCCCGTTCTCCTGTACCTTATGATCGATATAACAAAAGAAGTAAGTGGTACTTACATATCGGAGTTTATTGCTACACTATGGAATCACTGAATAGATTTCTAGATTATAAAACAACTGAACTGGAAGAAATGGAGTGCTTGGAGCAATTGAGATTGATGTCCCACGGACTAACATATGGGGCCCAAATACTATCTCATGAATTAATTGGGGTAGACAAACCTGATGATATTCAAAAAGTTGAAAAAAGATTGAGGGAGTTAGGCCATGAGTAA
- the kdsA gene encoding 3-deoxy-8-phosphooctulonate synthase, whose amino-acid sequence MKDKLEFFSGPCVLESELIVDTIASKLKEDLDEFKDEIVFTFKGSFDKANRTSVNSYRGPGIEKGLKLLENVKSKYGLPTITDFHLPSQAEEIASVVDVLQVPAFLCRQTDMIIAGAQAAKKYGRRLKIKKGQFLSPEETENIVTKANSFLDKDKILLTERGTSFGYNNLVVDMASFQIMKSFGVKTIHDATHCVQRPGCLGQATGGKREQIFVLAKAAIAAGADGIFMETHPRPDEALSDASTSLPLDSVKGMISTLLKIYKIV is encoded by the coding sequence ATGAAAGATAAACTTGAATTTTTTTCTGGCCCGTGTGTTCTAGAGAGTGAGTTGATAGTTGATACCATCGCTTCAAAACTTAAAGAAGATTTAGACGAATTCAAGGATGAGATTGTTTTTACCTTTAAAGGGAGTTTTGATAAGGCCAACAGAACATCAGTTAATTCATACAGAGGTCCAGGAATTGAAAAAGGTCTAAAGCTTTTAGAGAATGTTAAAAGTAAATACGGCCTTCCCACAATTACAGATTTTCATTTACCTTCACAGGCCGAAGAAATTGCTTCAGTTGTGGATGTTCTTCAAGTTCCTGCCTTTTTATGTCGACAGACAGATATGATTATTGCTGGAGCTCAGGCCGCAAAAAAGTATGGACGACGTTTAAAAATAAAAAAGGGCCAGTTCCTCTCTCCTGAAGAAACAGAAAATATCGTAACTAAAGCAAACAGCTTTTTGGATAAAGATAAAATATTATTAACAGAACGAGGAACATCCTTTGGGTATAATAACCTTGTGGTAGATATGGCCTCTTTTCAAATCATGAAGTCTTTTGGTGTTAAGACGATTCATGATGCGACTCATTGTGTACAAAGACCAGGTTGTCTGGGCCAAGCAACAGGCGGAAAGAGAGAGCAAATTTTTGTTTTAGCAAAAGCTGCTATTGCTGCTGGAGCAGATGGGATTTTTATGGAGACTCATCCTAGGCCTGATGAAGCTTTATCAGATGCGAGTACATCTTTGCCTTTAGATAGTGTGAAGGGGATGATATCCACATTGCTTAAAATTTATAAGATTGTATAG
- a CDS encoding CTP synthase: MSKGQKKFIFITGGVSSSLGKGLASASMAALLERRGIKIDMLKMDPYINVDPGTMSPTQHGEVFVTDDGAETDLDLGHYERFTQLTLTKKSNFTTGQVYLQVIENEREGKYLGKTVQVVPHITDEIKRRIHLAAEDCDLLLAEIGGTVGDIESLPFMESIRQFAQDVGPDNVCFVHLVLVPYLDAAGELKSKPAQHSVKELRSIGLFPNVIICRSDREIDSEIINKISLFCNVPKENVFQSIDLNSIYKVPLSFHKQGVDEKISEILGIWSGRPQIEDLKEVIYNIDNPTQTVKIGIVGKYTDLIESYKSLDEALKHGAIINQVKLDMTYIDSEELEKGKNEDVLKAVDAILVPGGFGQRGTEGKIKAIQYARESQVPYFGICLGMQLAMIEFARNKANISKATSQEFGEKGDLIVHYMEGQSEDIAKGGSMRLGAYDCDLEKTTLAHKIYGITHISERHRHRLEVNNEYIDQIEKSGMKVSGRNKKLNLVEVIELPGHPFFIGCQYHPEFKSRPFSPHPIFKEFIRAAIEYNKSK, encoded by the coding sequence ATGAGTAAGGGGCAAAAAAAGTTTATCTTCATTACCGGAGGAGTTTCAAGCTCATTGGGCAAAGGACTCGCATCGGCCAGTATGGCCGCGCTTTTAGAAAGACGTGGAATTAAAATTGATATGCTTAAAATGGATCCCTATATTAATGTTGACCCTGGAACGATGAGTCCTACTCAACATGGAGAAGTTTTTGTAACAGATGATGGAGCAGAAACAGATTTAGATCTGGGGCATTATGAAAGATTTACCCAACTCACTCTTACCAAGAAAAGTAATTTCACTACAGGACAGGTCTATCTCCAGGTGATTGAAAATGAGCGTGAGGGGAAGTATCTAGGAAAAACCGTACAAGTCGTTCCCCATATCACTGACGAAATAAAAAGAAGAATTCACCTTGCCGCTGAAGATTGCGATTTACTTCTTGCTGAAATTGGTGGAACTGTCGGAGATATTGAGTCACTTCCTTTTATGGAATCTATTCGTCAGTTTGCCCAAGACGTAGGCCCTGATAATGTTTGTTTTGTCCACCTTGTATTAGTTCCCTATTTAGATGCGGCCGGTGAATTAAAATCTAAACCTGCTCAACATTCTGTTAAAGAATTAAGATCGATTGGACTTTTTCCCAATGTCATAATCTGTAGAAGTGATCGGGAAATTGACTCAGAAATTATTAATAAAATTTCTTTATTTTGTAATGTTCCTAAAGAAAATGTTTTCCAATCAATAGACCTTAACAGCATTTATAAAGTCCCTCTTTCATTTCATAAACAAGGGGTTGATGAAAAAATTTCTGAAATTCTGGGCATATGGTCTGGAAGACCTCAGATCGAAGATCTTAAAGAGGTAATTTACAATATCGACAATCCTACTCAAACAGTAAAAATAGGAATTGTCGGAAAGTACACCGACCTAATTGAGTCTTATAAATCTTTAGATGAGGCCTTAAAACATGGGGCCATTATTAATCAAGTTAAGTTAGATATGACTTATATCGACTCTGAAGAGTTAGAAAAAGGTAAAAATGAAGATGTCTTAAAGGCAGTTGATGCTATTCTTGTTCCCGGTGGTTTTGGACAAAGAGGAACAGAAGGTAAAATTAAGGCCATTCAGTATGCCCGTGAAAGTCAAGTTCCATACTTTGGAATATGTCTCGGAATGCAACTGGCCATGATTGAATTCGCAAGAAATAAAGCAAATATTTCTAAGGCCACATCTCAAGAGTTTGGTGAGAAAGGTGATCTAATCGTCCATTATATGGAAGGCCAGTCTGAGGATATCGCCAAAGGTGGATCGATGAGATTAGGGGCCTACGATTGTGACCTAGAAAAAACAACGTTAGCGCATAAAATATATGGAATCACTCATATATCAGAAAGACATAGACATCGTTTAGAAGTTAATAATGAATATATTGATCAAATTGAAAAGTCCGGAATGAAAGTTTCTGGCAGAAATAAAAAACTCAATCTGGTCGAAGTCATAGAGCTTCCTGGGCATCCTTTCTTTATTGGTTGCCAATATCATCCAGAATTTAAATCTAGACCATTTTCTCCCCATCCCATTTTTAAAGAATTTATAAGAGCTGCGATAGAGTATAATAAGAGTAAATAA